The Juglans microcarpa x Juglans regia isolate MS1-56 chromosome 2S, Jm3101_v1.0, whole genome shotgun sequence genome has a window encoding:
- the LOC121253233 gene encoding uncharacterized protein LOC121253233 → MSDGYYSSKKTDDICEGVCGQGTRVALIMSRSRCIFLRTYVFLFVVVPICIFGVYLHGQKISYFLRPIWESPPKPFHDVPHYYNENVSMATLCKLHGWGIRESPRRVYDAVLFSNELDILTIRWNELYPYVTQFVLLESNSTFTGLSKELLFAENRDQFKFIQPRLTYGKIGGRFKKGENPFVEEAYQRLALDNLLKIAGIEDDDLLIMSDVDEIPSAHTINLLRWCDEIPHILHLRLKNYLYSFEFLVDNKSWRASVHRYKTGKTKYAHFRQTDNILSDAGWHCSFCFRRISEFVFKMRAYSHYDRVRFSHYLNPERIQDIICKGSDLFDMIPEEYTFKEIIGKMGPIPHSYSAVHLPSYLLNNAEKYKYLLPGNCRRESG, encoded by the coding sequence GGAACTCGTGTTGCACTGATTATGTCAAGATCTCGATGTATTTTTCTGAGGACCTATGTGTTTTTGTTTGTGGTTGTCCCAATATGCATCTTTGGTGTATATTTGCATGGGCAGAAGATTTCTTATTTCCTGAGACCAATATGGGAATCACCCCCAAAGCCCTTCCACGATGTCCCTCACTATTATAATGAGAATGTATCGATGGCAACTCTTTGCAAACTTCACGGGTGGGGAATTCGCGAATCTCCAAGACGAGTCTATGATGCAGTTCTTTTCAGTAATGAGCTTGACATCCTTACAATTCGATGGAATGAATTGTATCCATATGTGACACAGTTTGTTCTTCTCGAATCAAACTCAACATTCACAGGTTTGTCTAAAGAATTGCTTTTTGCGGAGAACCGTGATCAGTTCAAGTTTATTCAACCTCGGCTGACTTATGGGAAGATTGGAGGAAGATTTAAGAAAGGCGAAAATCCATTTGTTGAAGAGGCATATCAGAGATTAGCACTGGACAATCTTTTGAAAATTGCAGGCATTGAAGATGACGATTTGTTGATAATGTCTGATGTTGATGAGATTCCAAGTGCCCACACAATTAATCTCTTGAGGTGGTGTGATGAAATTCCACATATCCTTCACCTTCGACTCAAGAACTACCTATATTCATTCGAATTTCTTGTAGACAACAAAAGCTGGAGAGCTTCTGTCCATAGGTACAAGACAGGAAAGACTAAATATGCACATTTTCGACAAACTGATAACATCTTGTCAGATGCTGGGTGGCATTGTAGCTTTTGCTTCCGCCGCATCAGTGAATTTGTATTTAAGATGAGGGCTTACAGTCATTATGATCGGGTCAGGTTTTCTCATTACTTGAACCCCGAAAGGATTCAGGACATAATATGCAAAGGGTCTGACCTGTTTGACATGATTCCTGAGGAGTACACATTTAAGGAAATAATTGGGAAGATGGGACCTATTCCTCATTCTTATTCAGCAGTCCATCTTCCATCATATCTGTTGAACAATGCTGAGAAGTACAAATACCTGTTGCCTGGTAACTGCCGAAGAGAAAGTGGCTAA